The DNA window TGGCACTTGAATCTATAGCCTTCTGACTTACAAGAGAGCGTCTTATGCAGCAAGTCACGGTCGAGGCATCTTTCCACATGGTGGAATTTTTTCAATCAAACTTGGACCTGGGCTAAGAAATCCCAGATTTGAGGAAAACAATTCAAGGTCATGGGAGCAGGTAAAAGGAAAGCAGAATGGGGTGTGTCAAAATTACAACTTTATATGTTCCAGTTCACCCAAAGAGTCAATCAAACactctctttttctattcaatttgcactacttacttaatttattttatatattttttattgtaatttatagtttttttcatGTATTAtgctgtactgctaccacaaaacaacatattttcatgacatatgtctgacattaaacctaattctgattccccATTCCGCTGTCTCCTTTTaccccttctccctcacctgcccatctctTCCCTTTGGTCCCTTCTCCTTCACTTTTTTTCATGTCCACTGTGCTCTCCTATCTGTctatttcttcttcagccctttacctcttccacctaccacctggtcttgctatcacttgccagctgccagtctcttccctcttctcccacCTTTTTCTTCTTGTTTCTgccccttttctttccagtcctgttgaagagtcttggcccaaaacttcaacagTGTCCTCCTCTGCCCGACTTGCCCGaatgagctcctctagcattttgtgtgtgctcatCAAACGCCAATATTTATCAATAAAACTGCAGATTCATTTCGCAGATTTCAACTTAGTTGAATGAGGAATAACAATAGCAAGAAAAAAATATGCATGTCCCTTTGCATAAAGGCACAGATAAATCAAATTTTGACTTTCAAGGGTTTAAAAAACCTGATTCCTCATCACCTTTTAACCCAGCTATACAGAGCATTACTGTTGTAGCATGTAAGCCAAAAGGTTGTTTTGTAACACAGTAATAAACTACAGTAAGAAACACATTCTTACCACAATAGGCACTCCGATCTCGGGCCAGACGAGGTCCTCAGATGGCGGCTTGGGAGAGTTCCATACAACAATGACTTTATTCAAGTAAGGCAGGCCATTCAGTCTCTCTAAAGAGTTCATCAGGACTTCCTCACGCTCATAGGTCAACATCACCACTGTAAACTGTTCCCTGGGAACATTCCCACCAAGAGCAGCCTGGAACTCCTTCCCAGAACCTCCTGCTCCCCCACCTATTGGCCTGAATCCTGTTCCAGATCCAAGGAACTTGGCCTCTGAGGGCAAGGTGGGGTCAAGTGGCGTGTGCGGAAAGAGGTGGAAAGGTCCGGGGGCAGCATTCCATGCCCTGTAAGTGTCCCGGACGGTGACTGTAAAATTCCGCAAGTATTTGGGGGAGGCATAAGGGGGTTCAGTCTCCACGGGTCCTAAGTCCAAGTCTCCGGTGTCAGCCACGTTAGGGTCAGTGCCGGCGGCCTTTCCGGTCTTGTGAGGGATCTCTTTGGATGGCTCTTCTGCGATGGGCGCAGCAGGAATCTGTATCCGGGTCCGCACAGTGGACAAGATGGTGCTCAACACATTGTCTGAGGTGGAAAAGTAGGTCTCCCACAGAAAGCGGCCCTGGCGTCTCATGTTGAGCAGATCACTGTCCGAGATGCTTCTCAGGAGGAAGTGGAGTTCCGTGATGCGTGGTTTTGGCACTACCAGAGCTACCTCACTCCAATGTATCATGTCATGATAGGGCAACTGCACATGTTCCCCAAGGATTACTGGAATGGCCCCGACCTCCAAAGCCTCAAAAAGCCTCATGGAACAACCAGCAGAAGCAACCAGGTGGACATTTCCTGGAGTTATAATTAATACAAAGGTGGACAATTTCAACAGCTCTAGCCTGTCGTCCCTCTCACCACACAGAGCCCACTCAGTTGGTAAGGCAGGCCGAGGTTGCTTCTTGCAAGTGAACTCCACCAGCACCAAGTCCAACTTGCTGTCCTGAACCGCCTTCAAGGTGGTGATGATCCGATCATCATAATCTGCTGGAGCATTTCCCTCCATCTCTTCCTCAAACGAACGAGCCTCCTGCAGACTGGACATAAGCGATTCAAGTTTCTCTCCTTGGAAGCTGAAGAGATACTTCCTCTTGACAGGAACTTGGGGAGGAATTTCCAGGAAGTTAGGCTCGGACATGGCATGGATCAATGGCGATGGGATGAGATCGAAGCCAGGCCGATACTGAACATCGTAGAAAATGGACTGGGCAATCATAGCCCTGCCCGTACTGACATTATAGAGCAGATTCTGGGTCTGGGACCTTCTGGACAGGTTGATGAGGAGATGGTTATGTCCATCGGATCGCCAGTAAGGGAGTGAGTGTAACTGGCTTTCAACTTCGGTGGACTTCAAGCCTGATGAATCTTGTAGTTCCCCAACCAGGACCACGTAGACACAGGCAACATTGGGGTTGTCTGTAACATAAACGTTAGTCCGAGCAGTCGCCTGGAATGCCTGCTTAATTAGCGGATCAATAAGACTACTGAATTGGTACTGGTCCAGCGGATAGATATAAACAGGAAATCCGGATGTTAGTGGGCACCGAGAGTAATCAAAACAGGAATGCAAGCGACAGCTGTTGGGGGACTTTGGCAACGGGAAGGTGGTCTCATCTTTCTCTGGCAAGAGGCGGATTGGCAGCGAGAGCTTGGGCTGGTTCTGTGCCACCAGCTCCTTGTATGAGTGCTCAGTTTGGCTGATGACG is part of the Hemitrygon akajei chromosome 9, sHemAka1.3, whole genome shotgun sequence genome and encodes:
- the extl3 gene encoding exostosin-like 3 gives rise to the protein MLRNGSVGNVGQPCMLRWSNRIRLTWLSFTLFVILVFFPLIAHYYLTTIDNLDDSGPRIFEPRSGNALCEVKHVQDLCRIRESVSEELLQLEAKRQELNSEIAKLNLKIESCKKSIENAKQDLLQLKNVISQTEHSYKELVAQNQPKLSLPIRLLPEKDETTFPLPKSPNSCRLHSCFDYSRCPLTSGFPVYIYPLDQYQFSSLIDPLIKQAFQATARTNVYVTDNPNVACVYVVLVGELQDSSGLKSTEVESQLHSLPYWRSDGHNHLLINLSRRSQTQNLLYNVSTGRAMIAQSIFYDVQYRPGFDLIPSPLIHAMSEPNFLEIPPQVPVKRKYLFSFQGEKLESLMSSLQEARSFEEEMEGNAPADYDDRIITTLKAVQDSKLDLVLVEFTCKKQPRPALPTEWALCGERDDRLELLKLSTFVLIITPGNVHLVASAGCSMRLFEALEVGAIPVILGEHVQLPYHDMIHWSEVALVVPKPRITELHFLLRSISDSDLLNMRRQGRFLWETYFSTSDNVLSTILSTVRTRIQIPAAPIAEEPSKEIPHKTGKAAGTDPNVADTGDLDLGPVETEPPYASPKYLRNFTVTVRDTYRAWNAAPGPFHLFPHTPLDPTLPSEAKFLGSGTGFRPIGGGAGGSGKEFQAALGGNVPREQFTVVMLTYEREEVLMNSLERLNGLPYLNKVIVVWNSPKPPSEDLVWPEIGVPIVVVHTEKNSLNNRFLPWDSIETEAILSIDDDAHLRHDEIMFGFRVWREARDRIVGFPGRYHAWDMAHQSWLYNSNYSCELSMVLTGAAFFHKYYAYLYSYVMPQAIRDMVDEYINCEDIAMNFLVSHITRKPPIKVTSRWTFRCPGCPQALSHDDSHFHERHKCINFFVKVYGYMPLLYTQFRVDSVLFKTRLPHDKTKCFKFI